A region of Ammospiza nelsoni isolate bAmmNel1 chromosome 8, bAmmNel1.pri, whole genome shotgun sequence DNA encodes the following proteins:
- the RGS10 gene encoding regulator of G-protein signaling 10 isoform X1, which translates to MFNRAVSRLSRKRPPSEINDGEGHPSSSHQALKGTSKWATSLENLLEDPEGVKRFREFLKKEFSEENVLFWLACEEFKKTQGKKQMQEKAKEIYMTFLSSKASSQVNVEGQSRLSETILETPHPLMFQKLQDQIFNLMKYDSYSRFLKSDIFLNHKKSEEQEENSPEAQTAAKRASRIYNT; encoded by the exons ATGTTCAACCGGGCCGTGAGCCGCCTCAGCAGGAAGCGGCCGCCCTCAG agataAATGATGGTGAGGGCCACCCAAGCAGCAGCCACCAAGCCTTGAAGGGAACCTCGAAATGGGCCACGTCACTGGAGAACCTCCTGGAAGACCCGGAGGGAGTCAAACGCTTTAGG gaatttttaaagaaagaatttaGTGAAGAAAACGTTTTGTTCTGGTTAGCATGTGAAGAATTCaagaaaacacagggaaaaaagcag ATGCAGGAAAAAGCTAAAGAGATTTACATGACTTTCCTGTCCAGCAAAGCTTCCTCCCAGGTCAATGTTGAGGGGCAGTCCCGTCTGAGTGAGACCATCCTGGAGACACCTCACCCTCTCATGTTCCAGAAGCTCCAGGACCAG aTATTCAACCTCATGAAGTATGACAGCTACAGCCGCTTCCTGAAGTCAGACATCTTCCTAAACCATAAGAAGAGTGAGGAGCAAGAGGAGAACTCCCCAGAGGCTCAGACTGCAGCTAAAAGAGCATCAAGAATTTACAACACATGA
- the RGS10 gene encoding regulator of G-protein signaling 10 isoform X2, with product MLGYMEKINDGEGHPSSSHQALKGTSKWATSLENLLEDPEGVKRFREFLKKEFSEENVLFWLACEEFKKTQGKKQMQEKAKEIYMTFLSSKASSQVNVEGQSRLSETILETPHPLMFQKLQDQIFNLMKYDSYSRFLKSDIFLNHKKSEEQEENSPEAQTAAKRASRIYNT from the exons ATGCTGGGATACATGGAAA agataAATGATGGTGAGGGCCACCCAAGCAGCAGCCACCAAGCCTTGAAGGGAACCTCGAAATGGGCCACGTCACTGGAGAACCTCCTGGAAGACCCGGAGGGAGTCAAACGCTTTAGG gaatttttaaagaaagaatttaGTGAAGAAAACGTTTTGTTCTGGTTAGCATGTGAAGAATTCaagaaaacacagggaaaaaagcag ATGCAGGAAAAAGCTAAAGAGATTTACATGACTTTCCTGTCCAGCAAAGCTTCCTCCCAGGTCAATGTTGAGGGGCAGTCCCGTCTGAGTGAGACCATCCTGGAGACACCTCACCCTCTCATGTTCCAGAAGCTCCAGGACCAG aTATTCAACCTCATGAAGTATGACAGCTACAGCCGCTTCCTGAAGTCAGACATCTTCCTAAACCATAAGAAGAGTGAGGAGCAAGAGGAGAACTCCCCAGAGGCTCAGACTGCAGCTAAAAGAGCATCAAGAATTTACAACACATGA
- the TIAL1 gene encoding nucleolysin TIAR isoform X4 — translation MDARVVKDMATGKSKGYGFVSFYNKLDAENAIVHMGGQWLGGRQIRTNWATRKPPAPKSTQENNTKQLRFEDVVNQSSPKNCTVYCGGIASGLTDQLMRQTFSPFGQIMEIRVFPEKGYSFVRFSTHESAAHAIVSVNGTTIEGHVVKCYWGKESPDMTKNFQQVDYSQWGQWSQVYGNPQQYGQYMANGWQVPSYGMYGQAWNQQGFGVDQSPSAAWMGGFGAQPAQGQGAPVIPNQAGYGMASYQTQ, via the exons AT GGATGCACGGGTAGTTAAAGATATGGCAACTGGAAAGTCAAAAGGCTATGGTTTTGTATCTTTTTATAACAAACTG GATGCAGAAAATGCTATTGTACACATGGGAGGCCAGTGGTTGGGAGGCCGCCAGATCAGAACTAACTGGGCAACAAGGAAACCACCAGCCCCTAAAAGTACACAAGAAA ATAATACAAAACAGTTGAGATTTGAAGATGTAGTAAATCAGTCAAGTCCAAAAAATTGTACTGTGTACTGTGGAGGAATTGCCTCGGGGCTAACAG ATCAGCTTATGAGACAGACTTTTTCACCCTTTGGACAGATTATGGAAATAAGGGTGTTTCCAGAAAAAGGTTACTCATTTGTCAG GTTTTCAACCCATGAAAGTGCAGCACATGCTATTGTTTCAGTTAATGGAACCACAATTGAAGGACATGTTGTTAAATGTTATTGGGGTAAAGAATCCCCTGATATGACTAAAAACTTCCAACAG GTGGATTACAGTCAGTGGGGACAATGGAGCCAAGTATATGGAAACCCACAGCAGTATGGGCAATATATGGCTAATGGGTGGCAAGTACCATCATATGGAATGTATGGCCAAGCATGGAATCAACAGGGTTTTGGAGTAGA ccaatctccatctgctgcctggATGGGTGGATTTGGTGCTCAACCTGCCCAGGGACAAGGTGCTCCTGTAATACCTAACCAAGCTGGATATGGTATGGCAAGTTACCAAACACAGTGA